The following are encoded together in the Zingiber officinale cultivar Zhangliang chromosome 8A, Zo_v1.1, whole genome shotgun sequence genome:
- the LOC122011506 gene encoding tryptophan synthase alpha chain-like, whose protein sequence is MASATMIVAGNRLKLSSSTSTFYSVPRMLPPKSSPRLSAQASSIAETFSALKRQEKVAFIPYITAGDPDLSTTAKALKMLSRCGADLIELGLPFSDPVLDGPVIQASHKRALANKTSPEAVISMLKEVVPHISCPIVVFSYYNMILSYKSEWFLAALEDAGAQGLIVPDLPFEESATLREEALKKNIDMVLLTTPTTPRKKMEAIADASGGFLYLVSSAGVTGARPTVNSQVQYLLRDIKSASEKPVAVGFGVSKPQHVQQICSWGADGVIVGSAIVRLLGEAEFAEEGLRQMKSFVECLTAALPSRNPALEKSTTPNFFREDEFWGRRAAPQPKSTVLVHRRR, encoded by the exons atggctTCTGCAACTATGATTGTTGCTGGCAACAGAttgaagctttcttcttcaacttcCACATTCTACTCTGTTCCAAGGATGCTACCTCCAAAATCTTCTCCCAGGCTCAGCGCTCAAGCATCAAGCATCGCTGAAACCTTCTCCGCCTTGAAAAGACAGGAAAAG GTTGCGTTTATTCCGTACATCACTGCTGGAGATCCTGATCTATCAACGACAGCAAAGGCTTTGAAGATGCTGAGCCGCTGTGGTGCTGATCTGATTGAGTTGGGGCTGCCATTCAGTGACCCTGTGCTGGATGGACCGGTCATTCAg GCATCCCATAAGAGGGCGTTGGCTAACAAGACCAGTCCCGAGGCAGTCATCTCCATGTTGAAGGAG GTCGTCCCACATATCTCTTGCCCAATTGTGGTATTCTCCTACTACAATATGATATTAAGCTACAAGAGCGAATGGTTCTTGGCTGCACTGGAAGATGCTGGTGCACAAG GGCTTATTGTGCCAGACCTTCCTTTCGAAGAGAGTGCGACTCTGAGGGAAGAAGCTCTTAAGAAAAACATTGATATG GTTCTGCTCACCACACCTACCACTCCAAGGAAGAAAATGGAGGCCATTGCGGATGCTTCAGGAGGATTCCTGTACCTTGTAAGCTCGGCTGGAGTTACTGGTGCTCGTCCTACGGTGAACAGCCAAGTGCAGTATCTTCTCAGGGATATCAAAAGC GCATCCGAGAAGCCTGTTGCAGTAGGGTTTGGAGTATCAAAACCGCAGCACGTCCAACAG ATCTGTTCGTGGGGAGCCGACGGCGTGATCGTTGGCAGCGCAATCGTTAGACTGTTGGGCGAAGCCGAGTTTGCAGAGGAAGGATTAAGGCAGATGAAATCCTTCGTGGAGTGTCTAACAGCTGCGCTTCCTTCAAGAAACCCTGCGCTGGAAAAGAGCACAACTCCGAACTTCTTCAGGGAGGATGAGTTTTGGGGGAGGAGAGCTGCGCCTCAACCGAAGTCAACCGTACTAGTGCACCGACGGCGTTGA